One stretch of Methylococcus capsulatus DNA includes these proteins:
- a CDS encoding tetratricopeptide repeat protein — protein sequence MLAQVLKRAARVWADRGKRGREISPAAWEEIDARLASGDAENAEAVWVSLLRQNPESPVALHGLGRLQGMRGELATAGRNLAKAVRLKPDFTEAWIDLGNVQLTSDKPEEAESAYRRALAVDETSVLAWCNLGLCQQKRSQLTEASESFRRALDLNPRFGLALRHWVGIQTKLDWPDGAAELLERWADMVPDHAEAQAALGFMWLKHRFRPDLAITHFNRAVALGMNHAELHGNRGIALQDLGRIDEALASYDKALHLEPENRAVRFHRSLAKLLVHDFEQGWPDYELRLLNEECPRRALPFPRWDGTELSGKTILVYAEQGLGDEIMFASCLPDIIVRSGHCVIECHKKLAPMFRRSFPTATVHDGGQHDEPSGLSGLPPIDCCIPVGSLPLHFRRRLEDFPQHTGYLKADEARMSYWRRSLAGLGPGLKIGITWRGGTRQTRQSYRSMPLDTLVPLLEVSGAHFISLQYDECRDEIAKLGSVHGLTLHHFPAAIADYDETAALLGALDLVIGVCTAVVHLGGALGRPVWVMAPVGPEWRYGVTGGTMPWYPTCRVFRQAAPFAWEELILRVRNELIAYLDEN from the coding sequence ATGCTCGCTCAGGTCCTCAAACGGGCCGCCAGGGTATGGGCGGACCGCGGCAAGCGTGGACGCGAGATTTCTCCCGCCGCTTGGGAAGAAATAGACGCACGGCTGGCATCAGGCGATGCGGAAAATGCCGAAGCCGTTTGGGTTTCCCTCCTTCGGCAAAACCCGGAATCGCCGGTGGCTCTCCATGGCCTCGGACGCTTGCAGGGCATGCGTGGTGAGTTGGCGACCGCTGGCCGGAATCTGGCCAAGGCGGTGCGGCTCAAACCCGATTTCACGGAAGCCTGGATCGACCTCGGCAATGTCCAGCTGACGTCGGATAAGCCGGAGGAGGCCGAGTCGGCCTATCGACGAGCGCTTGCCGTGGACGAGACCAGTGTCTTGGCGTGGTGTAACTTAGGACTCTGCCAGCAAAAGCGCTCCCAACTGACGGAGGCGTCCGAGAGCTTCCGGCGGGCGCTGGACCTGAACCCCCGTTTTGGTCTGGCGCTGCGGCATTGGGTAGGTATTCAGACGAAACTCGACTGGCCGGATGGCGCCGCGGAGCTTCTGGAGCGTTGGGCCGATATGGTGCCGGACCACGCCGAAGCGCAGGCCGCCTTGGGCTTCATGTGGCTCAAGCACCGTTTCCGGCCCGATCTGGCCATCACCCATTTCAATCGGGCGGTGGCGCTGGGAATGAACCATGCGGAACTTCACGGCAATCGCGGCATCGCCCTGCAGGACCTAGGCCGCATCGATGAAGCGCTCGCCAGTTACGACAAGGCCTTGCATCTGGAACCGGAAAACCGCGCGGTGCGTTTTCACCGGTCACTGGCCAAGCTGCTGGTGCACGATTTCGAGCAGGGCTGGCCCGACTACGAACTCCGCCTGCTCAACGAGGAGTGCCCCCGGCGGGCTCTCCCCTTTCCGCGCTGGGATGGAACGGAGCTGAGCGGCAAAACCATTCTGGTCTACGCCGAACAGGGTCTGGGCGATGAGATCATGTTCGCCTCCTGTCTGCCCGACATCATCGTCCGGTCCGGCCATTGCGTGATCGAATGCCACAAAAAACTGGCACCGATGTTCCGTCGCTCATTCCCGACCGCCACCGTGCATGACGGCGGCCAACATGACGAACCGAGCGGGTTGTCAGGTCTACCGCCGATCGATTGTTGCATTCCGGTGGGCAGCCTGCCTCTGCATTTCCGCCGGCGACTGGAGGATTTCCCGCAACACACCGGCTACCTGAAGGCGGACGAAGCACGTATGTCATATTGGCGCCGGTCGCTGGCAGGGCTCGGCCCCGGTTTGAAGATAGGCATCACCTGGAGGGGCGGCACCCGTCAGACCCGCCAGAGCTATCGTTCCATGCCCCTGGACACGCTGGTGCCGCTACTCGAAGTTTCCGGTGCGCATTTCATCAGCCTGCAGTACGACGAATGCCGGGACGAGATCGCAAAGCTCGGGTCGGTCCACGGACTGACCCTCCATCATTTTCCTGCGGCCATCGCCGATTACGACGAAACGGCCGCGCTTTTGGGGGCGCTCGATCTGGTCATCGGCGTCTGTACGGCGGTGGTGCATCTGGGCGGTGCGCTGGGGCGGCCCGTGTGGGTCATGGCGCCGGTAGGGCCAGAATGGCGGTACGGGGTGACTGGAGGCACGATGCCTTGGTATCCAACCTGCCGTGTATTCAGGCAGGCTGCGCCGTTTGCGTGGGAGGAACTCATTCTTCGCGTGAGAAATGAACTGATCGCCTATCTCGATGAAAATTAG
- a CDS encoding methyltransferase domain-containing protein, with product MKISWITFASLRTENGAITSDMASARYRMLLPGRYLQSQGHKVEFHGIGPEVNWDSYPRGSLDAEVVIFSKSFNPANEQAASFARRNGAKVLFDISDNHFIHPEFSAHYRTMAALADRVTVPTAAMGKVVLQHTGLIAAVIPDPVEGQRKAPSAMRTVGRRVGLFASTREAARLLWFGHPSNLPALLAVIPSLRALAQQYPIELEIVTSRNPGLEDLLSTHAATASKNFRILFSEWSLRALEDAMERCDLVIVPGDPEGRRESVKSHNRLTEALWAGKYVVAHPLPAYQDFIDWAWISEDLVTGIKWALTHPDMVPNQVAQAQVFINDHLTPEHMGARWLELIAETGSGTTHKQVTADADPLRLNLGCGDKILPGHLNIDVALARAGKVPDIICDLHALPFDGDMADEILSVHVIEHFWRWEVQDVLREWVRVLKPGGRMILECPNLLAACQEILRNPNAATGEGRECQRSMWVLYGDPTWRDPLMVHRWAYTPESLAEIMRQAGLINVRQEPAQFKLREPRDMRVVGIKPHRS from the coding sequence ATGAAAATTAGCTGGATCACCTTCGCCAGTCTCCGTACAGAGAATGGTGCAATCACTTCGGACATGGCTAGCGCGCGCTATCGCATGCTCTTGCCGGGCAGGTATCTCCAAAGCCAGGGACATAAGGTGGAGTTTCACGGTATCGGCCCGGAGGTGAACTGGGATTCCTATCCGCGGGGTTCGCTGGATGCCGAGGTCGTCATATTTTCCAAGAGTTTCAACCCGGCCAACGAGCAAGCCGCTTCTTTCGCCCGGCGGAACGGCGCGAAAGTCCTGTTCGACATCAGTGACAATCATTTCATTCATCCAGAATTCAGCGCCCACTACCGGACGATGGCGGCGCTGGCGGACCGGGTGACCGTACCGACTGCGGCGATGGGCAAGGTGGTTTTGCAGCACACCGGTCTGATCGCGGCCGTCATTCCCGATCCGGTCGAAGGGCAACGAAAGGCGCCTTCCGCCATGAGAACCGTCGGGCGGCGCGTGGGCCTGTTTGCGAGCACTCGGGAGGCCGCACGCCTGTTGTGGTTTGGGCATCCGTCCAATCTGCCGGCGCTGTTGGCGGTGATTCCTTCTCTCAGGGCATTGGCGCAGCAATACCCGATAGAGCTGGAGATCGTCACCTCCAGAAATCCTGGTTTGGAGGATTTGTTGTCGACGCATGCGGCTACGGCCAGCAAAAACTTCCGTATCTTGTTCTCCGAGTGGTCTTTGCGGGCTCTGGAAGATGCCATGGAACGCTGTGATCTGGTGATCGTCCCCGGCGATCCCGAGGGCAGACGGGAATCCGTCAAGAGTCACAACAGACTGACCGAAGCGCTTTGGGCCGGCAAATACGTCGTCGCCCATCCGCTGCCGGCCTATCAGGATTTCATCGACTGGGCCTGGATCAGCGAAGATCTGGTGACGGGCATCAAGTGGGCATTGACCCATCCGGACATGGTGCCGAACCAGGTGGCACAGGCCCAGGTGTTCATAAATGATCATCTGACCCCGGAACACATGGGGGCCCGCTGGCTGGAGCTCATCGCCGAAACCGGCTCAGGCACGACTCACAAACAAGTCACGGCCGATGCCGACCCCTTGCGTTTGAATCTCGGCTGTGGGGACAAAATACTTCCCGGCCATCTGAACATCGACGTCGCCCTCGCCCGGGCTGGAAAGGTGCCGGACATCATTTGCGATCTTCATGCCTTGCCGTTTGATGGCGATATGGCTGACGAGATTCTTTCCGTTCACGTCATCGAGCATTTTTGGCGATGGGAGGTACAGGATGTGCTACGGGAATGGGTCAGGGTTCTGAAACCTGGCGGCAGGATGATTCTGGAATGTCCGAATTTGCTCGCGGCATGCCAGGAGATCCTCCGGAATCCCAACGCCGCGACAGGGGAAGGGAGGGAATGCCAGCGGTCGATGTGGGTGCTTTACGGCGATCCAACCTGGCGTGATCCGCTGATGGTTCACCGCTGGGCTTATACGCCCGAGAGCCTTGCGGAAATCATGCGTCAAGCCGGGTTGATCAACGTGCGTCAGGAGCCTGCTCAATTCAAATTGAGAGAGCCCAGGGATATGAGGGTTGTTGGCATAAAGCCACACCGCTCTTGA
- a CDS encoding glycosyltransferase: protein MTNKDGITKSTMQEISPIRIFIGYDPREALAFSVLAHSIHVRASRPVSITPLMLSQLGQVYRRERNPLQSTDFSFSRFLVPYLSGFSGWSVFLDCDMLVLDDIAKLWALRDERYAIQVVKHDHVPAEEIKFLDAAQTRYEKKNWSSVVLFNNTKCKALTPDYVNTASGLDLHQFKWLDDEALIGHIPHRWNHLVGYDTPSREVSLAHYTIGGPYFEEYRDCEYSDEWRAELAGMLRVDQRQAR from the coding sequence TTGACAAATAAAGACGGAATTACCAAAAGCACAATGCAAGAAATATCCCCCATTCGAATATTCATTGGCTATGATCCGCGCGAAGCGCTGGCTTTCAGTGTGCTGGCCCACAGCATCCACGTTCGAGCGTCCCGGCCGGTTTCCATCACGCCTTTGATGCTGAGCCAGCTCGGCCAGGTTTACCGGCGGGAACGCAATCCGCTCCAGTCAACGGATTTTTCTTTCAGTCGGTTCCTGGTCCCGTATCTGTCGGGATTTTCCGGCTGGTCCGTTTTCCTGGACTGCGACATGCTCGTCCTCGACGATATCGCAAAGCTCTGGGCCCTGCGGGATGAGCGTTATGCGATACAGGTGGTCAAGCACGACCACGTTCCAGCCGAAGAAATCAAATTTCTGGACGCGGCACAAACCCGCTATGAGAAGAAAAATTGGTCCAGCGTCGTGCTTTTTAACAACACAAAATGCAAAGCCTTGACGCCGGATTACGTGAATACCGCATCCGGCCTCGATCTACACCAGTTCAAGTGGCTGGATGACGAAGCCTTGATCGGTCATATACCTCATCGCTGGAATCACCTGGTGGGATACGATACGCCATCACGCGAAGTATCACTTGCGCATTACACCATAGGCGGACCTTATTTCGAGGAGTACCGCGACTGCGAATATTCCGACGAGTGGCGCGCCGAACTCGCCGGCATGTTGCGGGTCGATCAGAGACAGGCCCGCTGA
- a CDS encoding tetratricopeptide repeat protein: protein MELRPDAALASLHLARIRLAQRRLAEASGCLGRAEHMPGLDVKTHNRIGIVWLDLDDCARAETCFRSILAKDDTYAYAWCNLGIALQRKGDLEEALTCFQRALELKPDFAEAMHNCGLLLRDLGRPAEALEMLERALSLKPGFALAQANIGVVLQDFGKLDDAIAALDRALELEPESGDIHLTKAHLLLSARRFREGWEEQEYRRLAPEFPSDRFSLPEWKGEDLAGKNLLVCAEQGIGDEIMLASCFPDLFARGGRCVIECDPRLETLYRRSFPQAEFAGKRFKNPDIWLEAFRPIDLQIPLGSLPRFFRNEICEFPRHSGYLTADPQRIGRWKERLAALGPGLKIGLSWRGGTSRTNAYLRSIPLEILLPILQMPDTHFVNIQYTDCRAELDLLHSRHGTRIHSWRWLENDFEETAALVASLDLVISVCTAVVHLAGALGVPVWVLVPSSPGWRYGREGSRMPWYPAARLFRQEKPLHWEPVIAEIGKELARLTNVSSLMNFAEIG, encoded by the coding sequence TTGGAACTGCGGCCCGATGCGGCCTTGGCCAGTCTCCATCTCGCCCGGATCAGGCTCGCTCAAAGGCGTCTGGCGGAAGCCTCAGGATGTCTGGGCCGGGCCGAACACATGCCTGGCCTCGACGTGAAAACTCACAACCGCATCGGCATCGTCTGGCTGGACCTGGATGACTGCGCAAGAGCGGAGACATGTTTCCGTTCCATCCTGGCCAAGGACGACACCTACGCCTACGCCTGGTGCAATCTGGGGATTGCATTGCAGCGCAAAGGCGACCTCGAAGAAGCTTTGACATGTTTCCAGCGCGCTTTGGAACTGAAGCCGGATTTCGCCGAAGCCATGCACAATTGCGGGCTTTTGCTGAGAGATTTGGGCAGGCCTGCGGAAGCGCTGGAGATGCTCGAACGGGCTTTGTCGCTGAAGCCGGGCTTCGCATTGGCCCAGGCCAATATCGGTGTCGTGCTGCAGGATTTTGGCAAGCTCGACGATGCGATCGCAGCCTTAGACCGCGCCCTGGAGCTGGAACCGGAGTCCGGTGACATTCATTTGACCAAAGCTCATCTGCTGCTTTCGGCTAGACGTTTCCGTGAAGGCTGGGAGGAACAGGAATACCGGCGTCTGGCGCCGGAATTTCCAAGCGACCGTTTTTCACTCCCCGAATGGAAAGGGGAGGACCTTGCAGGAAAAAACCTACTGGTCTGCGCCGAACAGGGGATCGGCGATGAAATCATGCTGGCCAGCTGCTTCCCCGACCTGTTTGCTAGAGGCGGTCGGTGCGTGATCGAATGTGATCCCCGACTCGAAACCCTGTATCGGCGTTCCTTTCCACAGGCTGAATTTGCCGGCAAAAGGTTCAAAAATCCGGACATCTGGCTGGAAGCATTCCGCCCCATCGACTTGCAAATACCCTTAGGCAGCCTTCCCCGGTTTTTCCGCAACGAAATCTGTGAGTTCCCCCGCCATTCTGGCTATCTGACAGCCGATCCACAGCGTATCGGACGTTGGAAAGAACGGCTTGCCGCACTTGGACCGGGGCTGAAAATCGGCTTGTCATGGCGAGGCGGGACCAGCAGAACCAACGCTTATTTACGCTCGATCCCCCTGGAAATCTTGTTGCCTATTTTACAGATGCCGGACACGCATTTCGTTAATATTCAGTATACCGATTGCCGGGCCGAACTGGATTTGCTTCACTCGCGCCACGGCACTCGGATTCATTCCTGGCGCTGGCTTGAAAACGATTTTGAGGAAACGGCCGCTTTGGTTGCCAGCTTGGATCTGGTCATCAGTGTCTGTACGGCGGTCGTGCATCTGGCTGGTGCCCTGGGAGTGCCGGTGTGGGTTCTGGTACCGAGTTCGCCGGGCTGGCGCTACGGGCGCGAGGGATCACGCATGCCATGGTACCCCGCGGCCCGTTTGTTCCGGCAGGAGAAACCGCTCCATTGGGAACCGGTCATAGCCGAAATCGGTAAGGAACTCGCACGTTTGACGAATGTATCATCACTCATGAATTTCGCTGAGATAGGGTAG
- a CDS encoding tetratricopeptide repeat protein → MAELAANEIDSALRWLEQAIDHDPEYASAYATLGDIYQRKNDLVEADYCLRMALRCSPDSSEILHKLARNCVALGSRPEALALLEEAKNRHSGSGVFLSQIALIYDDLDEIDLAIRAWEEVIALNPLDASAHNNLGLQWHYGKGDVNKASDCFMQALELNPCLTEARFNLYQAKADAGKVDEALAGFESMLAEPFREEVMFHRSVVLLKNRRFGDGWREYHLRWRYRGTQSRSFPFPAWDGQPCTGKTLLVYGEQGLGDEIMFSSCLKDLQDKTGAKIVLECNIRLENLFRRSFPDVLVIGRSRAQTGVDCLADVATIDFQTAIGDLPSIFRTEEAAFPNHRGYLEADPKRVTFWKNRLAALGDGPKIGISWRGGQGTTRREVRSIPLREWLPILATKGMHFVSLQYTDCRQELQTLEAQHGIVVHHWQEAIDDYDETAALVMALDRVITVCTSIVHLTGALGRPAWVLVPRVPEWRYLASGDTMPWYPSVRLFRQPRHGDWTPVLRHVAQRLVSAMP, encoded by the coding sequence ATGGCGGAACTGGCCGCAAACGAGATCGATTCAGCGCTGAGATGGCTGGAACAGGCCATAGACCACGATCCGGAATATGCCTCGGCGTATGCCACGTTGGGTGACATATATCAGCGTAAAAACGATCTGGTCGAGGCAGATTACTGTTTACGGATGGCTTTACGCTGCTCCCCTGATTCTTCTGAAATTCTGCATAAGCTGGCCAGAAATTGTGTCGCTCTCGGAAGCAGACCAGAAGCCCTTGCTCTCCTCGAGGAAGCCAAGAATCGTCATTCCGGATCGGGGGTGTTTTTGTCGCAGATTGCATTGATTTATGACGATCTGGATGAAATCGATTTGGCGATTCGTGCCTGGGAAGAAGTGATTGCATTGAATCCTCTGGATGCGTCGGCCCATAACAATTTGGGATTGCAGTGGCATTATGGGAAAGGCGATGTCAACAAAGCATCGGACTGTTTCATGCAGGCACTGGAACTGAATCCCTGTCTGACCGAAGCTCGCTTCAATCTTTATCAGGCCAAGGCGGATGCCGGGAAGGTCGATGAAGCCCTCGCGGGTTTCGAATCCATGCTGGCAGAACCGTTTCGTGAAGAGGTCATGTTTCACCGCTCCGTTGTGCTCCTGAAAAACCGGCGATTCGGCGACGGATGGCGGGAGTATCACCTGCGGTGGCGTTATCGTGGCACACAGAGCCGCTCGTTCCCATTTCCGGCCTGGGACGGCCAGCCCTGTACGGGAAAAACCTTGCTGGTTTACGGCGAGCAAGGATTGGGAGATGAAATCATGTTTTCATCCTGCCTCAAGGACTTGCAGGATAAAACAGGGGCGAAGATAGTTCTGGAATGTAACATCCGTCTGGAAAACCTGTTTCGACGTTCGTTTCCGGACGTTTTGGTCATTGGCAGGTCAAGAGCGCAAACCGGCGTCGATTGTCTCGCGGATGTGGCGACCATAGATTTCCAGACGGCGATAGGGGACCTCCCCAGTATTTTTCGCACCGAGGAGGCCGCTTTCCCCAACCATCGGGGTTATCTCGAGGCCGACCCGAAGCGTGTGACATTTTGGAAAAATCGGCTGGCAGCGTTGGGTGACGGTCCAAAAATCGGTATCTCCTGGCGCGGCGGGCAGGGGACGACCCGGCGGGAGGTACGCTCGATCCCCCTCCGCGAGTGGCTGCCAATTCTGGCGACCAAGGGGATGCATTTCGTGAGCCTGCAATACACCGATTGTCGTCAGGAACTCCAGACTTTGGAGGCACAGCATGGAATCGTGGTCCATCATTGGCAGGAAGCCATTGACGACTATGATGAAACCGCCGCTTTGGTGATGGCACTGGACCGAGTCATCACGGTGTGCACTTCCATCGTTCACTTGACCGGAGCCTTGGGACGTCCGGCCTGGGTACTGGTCCCGCGTGTGCCGGAATGGCGTTATCTCGCTTCGGGAGACACCATGCCGTGGTACCCCTCGGTGCGGCTGTTCCGTCAGCCCCGCCACGGAGACTGGACGCCGGTACTGCGGCACGTTGCGCAGAGGCTGGTCAGCGCCATGCCGTGA
- a CDS encoding pilin, producing MKAVQKGFTLIELMIVVAIIGVLAAVALPAYQDYTVRAKVSELILAGSKFRTDITEKCQLAGTCSGSGTSMTVAIGGKIATGSDVGNDGTIVIQGSTATDSVGASVSITLTPSWNSVLGSAVWSCTGAPARYVPGSCR from the coding sequence ATGAAAGCGGTACAAAAAGGTTTTACATTGATCGAGCTGATGATTGTCGTGGCGATCATCGGTGTCCTCGCAGCAGTCGCTCTGCCTGCCTATCAGGACTATACGGTTCGAGCGAAAGTGTCGGAACTGATTCTTGCAGGCAGCAAATTCAGGACGGATATCACTGAAAAGTGTCAGCTGGCCGGTACATGTTCCGGCTCCGGGACGAGTATGACGGTTGCGATTGGGGGAAAAATAGCGACAGGCAGCGATGTTGGCAACGACGGAACGATCGTGATACAGGGAAGTACTGCCACTGACAGCGTGGGCGCCTCCGTAAGCATTACCTTGACCCCCAGTTGGAATTCTGTGTTGGGATCGGCGGTCTGGTCGTGCACAGGAGCTCCAGCAAGATACGTTCCGGGCTCTTGCCGCTAA